Proteins encoded together in one Microcebus murinus isolate Inina chromosome 18, M.murinus_Inina_mat1.0, whole genome shotgun sequence window:
- the CA4 gene encoding carbonic anhydrase 4: MLLLLALLALAADGASATEDLHWCYQVQAQASNCLGPANWGEHCQQSRQSPIDIVTNKAKANENLRPFSFSGYDKKLEWTVQNNGHTVVMSPTTNGIEIAIAGGGLSARYQVTQFHLHWSRVMNAGSEHSINGKRFAMEMHIVHQKEKGTSGNNNNTQNPGNDIAVLGFLVTPGPKVNDGFRPLVEALSKIPTPEMSTTIGGISLMNFLPTEEKLKRYFRYRGSLTTPSCNETVVWTVFEEPIELHTDQILAFSDKLFYDTERRLKMTDNVRPVQALGQRTVFKSQAPGQLLPLPLPALLVPTLTCLAAGFLW, translated from the exons ATGCTGCTGCTGCTCGCGCTCCTGGCTCTGGCCGCGGACGGAGCCTCGGCCACTGAAG ATTTACACTGGTGCTACCAGGTTCAAGCCCAGGCCTCCAACTGCTTGG gGCCAGCCAATTGGGGTGAACACTGCCAGCAGAGCCGCCAGTCCCCCATCGACATCGTGACCAACAAGGCGAAGGCGAACGAAAACCTGAGAcccttttccttctctggctACGATAAAAAGCTAGAGTGGACCGTGCAAAACAACGGGCACACAG TGGTCATGTCGCCAACGACAAATGGGATTGAGATCGCAATTGCTGGAGGAGGGCTGTCTGCTCGGTACCAGGTCACACAATTCCACCTGCACTGGTCCAGGGTGATGAATGCAGGCTCAGAGCACAGCATCAATGGGAAGCGCTTTGCCATGGAG ATGCACATAGTACATCAGAAAGAGAAGGGGACATCAGGGAACAATAATAACACCCAGAACCCTGGAAACGATATCGCAGTGCTGGGCTTCCTGGTGACG CCTGGACCTAAGGTGAATGATGGCTTCCGGCCGCTGGTGGAGGCACTGTCTAAAATTCCCACACCTG AGATGAGTACCACCATAGGAGGGATCAGCCTGATGAACTTTCTCCCCACGGAGGAGAAACTGAAGCGCTACTTCCGCTACCGTGGCTCACTCACCACACCATCCTGCAACGAGACGGTTGTCTGGACTGTGTTTGAGGAGCCCATTGAGCTGCACACAGACCAG ATCCTGGCGTTCTCCGATAAGCTGTTCTACGACACTGAACGAAGACTGAAAATGACAGACAATGTCCGGCCTGTGCAGGCCCTTGGTCAGCGCACAGTGTTCAAGTCGCAGGCCCCAGGCCAGCTGCTACCCTTGCCTCTGCCCGCACTGCTGGTCCCCACGCTCACCTGCCTGGCGGCCGGCTTCCTCTGGTGA